The nucleotide window GTTGTCGTGGCTACTACAGAGAAATAGCAACCATCTAacgcctccgctaatgtagcacagttaggtatgaagggtaaggtatctatgaatagttcttggataattgatacaggtgcatctgaccatatgactaatGATCCTAGCCTCTTGAAAAAGTTGAAACCCtcttctcaaaatattgtttctactGCAGATGGTACTCTAACTCCGGTTACTGGAGAAGGATCTGTTGTCCTGTCTGACACATTAACGCTTGATTCTGTGTTGGTTGTTCCTTTATTGGCATATACTTTCTTATCTGTTTTCCAATATTCTAGCActagcatgtattgtgaccttttatccctctttctgtgtgtttcaggacattctgactcggcggattcttggttatggtgttagaagggggaaactcTACTACTTGGATCTGACATAAAGTGGAAAGCAACAGTTGTTAGGACAAGTGAATCCGGTCAACGGAGTAGAGAATGCTAAGGAAACAGTGTGGCTGTggcgtcgtcgtttgggtcatctatcttttagttatcttaagaaattgcaacctcatttgttttcggttgttAATGATTCAGAGTTTCGTTGTGATGTATGTGTACTGGCTAAGAGTCATCGAATTTCATATTCACCTAGTTTTAATAAGAGTCCTATTCcatttatgaaaattcattctgatgtctggggtcctgccaaGATCCCTTCTCTCTCTGGAACTCGATATTATgtaacttttattgatgattgtactcgtaTGACTTGGGTGTCTCTATTGAAGAGCAAGAGTGATGTGTGTTCCATGTTCAAAGACTTTCACAAGACGGTATCTACACAGTACCAACAGGCTATTCGAGTCTTCCAATCTGACAATGGCGGAGAGTATGTTAATGGTCCTATGCAGGAGTTTATGCAATCTCATGGAATTCGACATCAGACTTCGAATTcgtatactcctcaacagaatggattggcaaaaagaaaaaataagcaATTACTTGAAGTTGTCCATGCTTCTTTGTTTGGCATGCATGTACGTCATGAATATTGGGGAGAAGCTGTGAAGTCCACTGCCTACCTTATTAATCGTACTCCTTCTCAGgtaattgaatttcaaaaccCTCAACAGCAACTTCAGAAACTTCTTTCACTTCTGTCGTTACCTAACCTGGAGCATCGTGTGTTTGGATGTGTaccctatgttcatattcctaagcctcaacgcagcaagcttgatcctcgtgcccgtaagtgtatatttgttggttaggCTGAATTTCAGATGTGtcatcgatgttatgatcctcttactagcactatacatgtctctcttaaTGTTGCGTTTcatgaatccgagccttattattTAGGGGGAGATTCaaagtcttcccttcagggggagagaggctGTGAAGGAAATCCTCGAGATTTATTTGCATTTGAAGAgtttgaagaattagaagctttgGAATCGAGGTTTGGAGTTGGGAAGTCTCCAACATCGGCTGAAAACGAAACAGGGGCAGTAAACGAAGACGAAACAGGGGCAGTAACCGAAACAGGGGCAGTAGGAAACGGAAAAGAAGATGAACTAGTTGATGGTGGACCAATGAATGGTGATGCCGTAGTGGGGCCCTCTACCTGCGAGATTAGTAAGGATGCTGCCAAAAGACCATTGTTTAGTTCCAGCAGTGGACAATTAGGTAGACCAGCGGGGTCCGCCACCTACGAGAACAGCAAAAATACTACTAGCCGACACTATGTCATCTGTGATTCCCAAAGTGAAGCTACTACGCGCCAGAAAATTGGCACGCGCCTTGAGGGTGACAATGATGCTTCAATGCGTCCTCATCCATCAGAGTTCTTCCCCCTCTATCCATCTTCAACTAAAGAATCTACTGTGAATGTTCCTCCTTAGGTACctttaatttcaaatgaatcatCTAGGGTAGATAATATTGAGCCTAGGAAATCACAGAGAATTACCAAgggtattcctaagaaacaatatgaaccagacatcaaaatcaaagctaagtatcctatagctaattatatgtctaaccataggttgtctgggtcacatgcacttgttgttgatcaattatccactgtatctattcctagtagtgTACAGGATGCCTTGGCAGATCCTAAGTGGACTCAAGCAATGAATGAAGAGCTAGTGGCTTTGCAGAAAAACTTGACTTGGGATGTTGTGGTTATGCCggctggaaagaagactgttaGAGGTCgatgggtgtttactgtgaaactTAAAGCGGATGGGAGCATTGACAGGTACAAAGTAAGATTAGTTGCTAAAGGATACACCCAGTGGAAGcataaatattaaaaactaaTTTTGGGTGAAGAGATATGATGCATGATTGACACACAATATCATAAATGCACAGCCCAAAGGCATGTATAGAGCTCGTAGATAGAGATATATATGGAGAAGACTTTCAAAATACCTGATAAAACTTCTAcaaacactatgccaaaaactacatcacactacactttttagacaacgaaaaaaaaatttccattgtgtgatcactgaaactgcttcacacaataggtttaatgagattggcgttgtataaggaggtcgtaaatcaatttttttgggtccaagattattgtacaacagttttaaggatttgtctgttgtctgaatgtaaaaaaaaattccccctcaccttgctcaaatttgggtcgaaattttgactcaccttgcacaacagtattgttgtatatgttgtatgagagtaagttgcagaataacatacaacgcattttttttgtttccgttgtgcaagtttggaagaaaatcacatgtaccccaaaatgtgagtgagtagccccaaaaaggccaatatttgagtgaaatgctGGTACAAGATTTAAGTTCCTACAACGGAATGGCTTATTTGTGTTTTCTGAATGAGAAATGTATGTCCCTAACGTCAAAACTGCTACTTTGATTGCACATAGGCGGGAATTTTCCCTCCTTGCTCCCTTAACTCAAATTTAACATGTACATGATCAGACAACTTAACTTCATACATGATTTGTGTGAAaaacttataaaaaaaaaatgcccgCCTTTAGTTAGGGCATTAGTGACTTTGTCTCCCCACTCGGCTTGCACAAAGTAACTCCGCCTTCAGGCCCCTCTTCTTGTTCGTGTCTATCTCTTAGAGGCCAACCATttcctctctcatctctcctcacttgcaaaccaaaaaggaagaaacccaaagttttgattctaagcacACTACTACATATATAGGCTTTAATGACAATTTTTTTATGGCATTTTAGCAAAAACGTCATTAAAAGTATTTTAATGACGTTTTCAGGTTAAAACGCCCTGAAAAATTTGATAGTGAAAAATTTGTGACACTTTTGAAACgccataaaaaaatttaaataccaTGACGTTTTATAAAcgccataaaaaaaatagacgACGCCATAATTATAGGCGAAATCCATGGCGTTTGTAAACGTCATACTTAAGAAACTTTAATTTTTTCAATTTGCCCGCACGCGCCTGGCCTATTTTTCTGTTCAGTTTCACACATCCCAAttaactttaattttctttttcttctattttcttctcgttctctctgtctctctttcgCTCCCACCCACCCTCTATCCCTTTTCTTCTCGATCTGAAGCAAGAAGCAGAAACAACTCGATTTTCAACCTCGGTCTTTTCCATTCAATCTATCATCTCAATCTATCGTCTCTTTCTTCCTGAACATGCTACAGCAAGGCCGATCCCCATATCAAGTCAACGTTCTTttgcaacaagaagaagaagaggctgaGTTGCTCTCTATCAAATTTCACAGGTTAAGTCTGAAATTTCTCTTGGGTTTTACTCAAATTGAGTATTTTCTGTGATTGAGTCTATTTGATTGAAGATTTCTTTACATGTTCTACTTTGcattagggttttggatttgtggTCGGTCTTGTAATTGGGCAAGATTGGGTATTCTTACTTTGCACGACCTCTCTCCTTGACttactctctctgtctctcatgaatttttgggttgaattgaatttctgggtttaatGTTTTCAATCGATCTGTTATGGGTTTACAATCTATCTGTGTCTCACTCTTTCATTAATTTCTTGGTTTTCAGTTGAAGTATCGGGCTCGTGGTCAACTAATCTTGCTCTTGGAGACTTGGTTAGATTCAGAAATTTTCAAGCTCGGGTAAGTTGCTACTTTACGCTTGattaaatgaatgaatgttcTAATTGCTCTTGCTGCCTTGCTGTTGGTTTGATTTCATTATGTCAGTTCCAATTGGTTTCGATGTTGAGTCCTAGTTATTTCGCTTATCAAGTTGTGCTTGGATCTTTGCAGATACAAGAGTATGTTGAAGCTGCAAGCTTCTGTCAATTCTGTCAATTAATGTTGAGATTTATGAATAATTTTCAGAtgggtttgtttttatttttgttgtgttcttgattttatttggTAATTTTTGTTTCCTGGTGGGTTTTTGGTAGAGAAGGGGCTTTTGAGTGGCCAGGTTTTGCAGCTTTAACAGCTTTAAGATGAGAGCAACCCAGATTTTGTTGTGGAAGCGGTGTCTCTGGTCTTCGATGATTCTGAGAAGCTTCTCAATTATATCACCAGAGCTCTATGAGGCCCCAAGATTTATCTTTTTCAATCTGTCTTTATATCTTTTGGATTGGGTTGCTTTGTTTTGTGCTGATGCTTTGCTTTTGGATACTTCGATTTTGTTGTTCATGAGgctttctcttttttgttttcattgcaCAAAGTGCAACCAAGTGTAGACTTTAGAAAAATTGGTGCCCATGTTCACCAGTTCAAAGTTAGCAGCTCCAGGTACATATATAATtcccttattttttttcttgtaaatagaaaattacagaaAGTAATGTCAATTACTcagtctccctctctctcaaatggattgatttggttttttttttttatatatggtTTTATCTTCTCAtttattttcactttcttttcaatCTTCTGAAGTTATAACTTTAGTGTTCGCTAGTGTTCTGTTTTTCACTTACTCTACTTAGTAGCAGCTGGCATAAGGTTGTTTGTAGCAAGACATTCCTCTCCATCTTCACCATTTCTAACTACATTTCCTTCTGTGAATCTTAAAGGCAGTGAGAGATAAAGAAGGGATTCCTCCGTTGGAAGATGTGGGTGAAGGAGTAATAAGCGAGGAAAAGATAGTGGGGAGGGAGTTGTTGGAGCTTTTGAGAGATGTTAAGGACCATTTCATGAAGGCCTATAATTCTGGTTTGGATGTTTCAAGGATGCTAGTGTCAAACATGGTTTAGATGCTATCTGCATGGGAGGAGATTGAAGGTGGGgtcattctcttttttttacttGTGTCTTTGAAGAAAATTTTTGTTATTCATCTTTGCTTGGTGCAGCtcatttctttatttgatttgattagAAGGCATTAGAGAGAACTATGATTGAATCCATGTGAAGAAAAGTTGCAATTTATGTTAATTATGCCAAATAAAGGACCCATCTTTTCCTTCTACAGATGTAGAACTGTTAAGATTGCATCTCTTTGTGGCCCAATTTGCCCTTGTTCAAACATTGTATTCTGCTTAGATTGGCTTTCAGAGCAGTTGTCAAGTTGCCTTGAGGTCAAATTATCCGCCGAGTCCTTGACCATTTCCAAGGCAATAATCTGACttaatttatataaattttttgtttcttttgtttagtGTCATCTTGTTGCATGCGTTGGTTATCTCGCTTGCAGGTCCTTCTATCCATATGATCACTGCTAAAAGGTCCAAACAAATATGATCCTCTGGTACCTGAGATTGCTCACATGAACAACCGTAAAGTCATCATCTGTGACAACGACACTAGAGTAAAACGTCCCTCTCTAACAATTACTTCATTACATTTCAAATTCAGAGTAGTAGGTTACTAGGTTTTGACAGTTTTGGTTAAACTATTTAAATCCTATATGCATCACAAATTTACAAGGGTAGAAAGGATCTGAAAACTTGCAACTATGTGGTGTGTAGTTGTTTTCAGGTATACTATAGAAATCTGTGGAATAAGTGGCAGATTTGGTCTTTCATTTGTGCTGTGGTGAATCAAATGTTGAAAATTATTTGTGCTGTGGTGAATCGATGTAGATgcaagtctttttcttttttctttttctgcaacTTCTTGCGTGTAGCAACTCATGTGTAGTGTGGCTTTTGATGTGGGAATATTGCATGCTGCCTCTTGAAATAagttgttgttttttgtttgtggtTGTAGATTATTCAATTGCAGAGAAGTTAATTTATTCTCTCAAGTCAATTTTTTAAAGGTTTCCTTCCCTTGGCTTGTTAACTAACATTACATCAGTGGTGGCagaagtagaagaaagaagagaggagCAGTAGGAGCAGGCATATTACATCAGTGGTGGCaaaagtagaagaaagaaaagaggggcAGGAGGAGCAAGCATTAGTAGTGGGTGAAGTGGGCAAGCAATCATAAATAGTCCAATAATCACTGTATCCATTTCTAGCACACTTATGTTTTTGTCTCTGATGCAATCTAAGACAATAAATTGTCACTGATTCATGACTTTGTGGAATAATGACTAATACGAAtgtatatatcttggtggatccaatgtattttgaagtttaaagtatggGTTAAAGTACTGCTagttcatttgatggtttgcatcaaattttatttccatttgatCACTATTCTTCATTAGGTAAATGGATGTTTAaatgatcatacaacagatttctCATACATCAGACAATGGttctttgaaaaaataaagtctTCTAATTaactctcacacaacagaaaacacTAGAGCTTCGTTGTCTGAAAAGCTTAACAAACAACGGACTTAAACAAGTTCTATTGTCTGAAGGCAGCACCGCAGCTGCgcatggcatctgccgagccatctaCTGAGCCATCACACaatagttataacacatacccgttgtctgtgtgtttatcagacaactgtgttccaccgttgtctgaattttcaacagacagcGGCTCGCTCTACAtcggtggcactccaaatcaaacaacagtttCTGTCTATCGTCTGATaaattttttggcatagtgataaTACTCTCCTCTACACACCTTACTCAACTAGACTACCCTACTTATATAAGCCATGGCCTAAACTAGACAATATTATAAGCATGACAATTACAATGGATATAAGTATTAGAGCGCTACACTAACTTTAAACCTTTCTAACTCCCATAACTTATGAAGCCACTAACTCACCATTATTCTCACCATTATTTTCACCATATACTCTCAACATAAttctaaattaattttattttcaatagtcacaagaaatacaaaaaaaaagtgagacTTGAAAAGACAATTATTATTGGTTTAATTTGACCTAGAATTGACATAAACGATATACACATAACCCGTGTTCACCGCATTCTGAGACATGAGACATTCAGAAAAGGTGGACTTTCCAGAAGGCAAGTGCCGTTTGCTATTGCTAAAAGGCTGCTTGCCTTTATATGACTTGGCTTGGCTATGGCTCCTATGCAATGATTGGCCAAAAAATGAGTATTTCATACCATATAATAATGCCTATTATTTAGTGCTAGAAGCTTCGCCATATATTCGCCTATTATTCTTGCATGAGCAAATCTCAGCATATTTCATTATGCTTGGAACTGGAAGCCATTGACAGTTAGCCCTCCATCGATGCAAATAGTCTGCCCTGTTATGTATGAGGCTGCAGGAAGGCATAGAAATGCCACCAAGGCAGACACCTCTTCAGGCTCTCCTATACGTCCTAATGGGGTTCGAGAGATGATAGCCTCCATAAACTTTTCGTCACCCAAAATCTGcatgtgacaaaaaaaaaacaaaaaaaacaaaaaaaaaacaaaataatcagtGTCGTTGATCTTCGATCACATACATTTGAAATCATTCATCTACGAATATATCTTACAGGTTCAACAAGAGGAGTTCTGGTGAGCGCAGGTGCAACACTATTAATCCTTATCTTGTCTTTTGCCCACTCACAAGCCAAAGTTTTGGCCAATTGATTCATTGCTCCTAAATTGAAAAGAGAAAAGATCAGCACCCACATTTAATCTTCAATTTATGGCGTAAAATATTTtgcgaaatatatatttaaggaAATTAAAAGTGTACCTTTAGTTGCACCGTATACACTCGTACCCTCGCCCATTGAGACCACACCACCAACTGAAGACAGAAAAATAATGTTACCAGCTCCTGAAGTTTTGAGAAGAGGATGTGCTAGTTGGCACATAGTGTAAGTAGATTCAAGATTGGTACTCATGATAAATGAGTAGTCTTCAGCTGTGTACTCAGTTGCTG belongs to Rosa chinensis cultivar Old Blush chromosome 4, RchiOBHm-V2, whole genome shotgun sequence and includes:
- the LOC112196857 gene encoding tropinone reductase homolog At1g07440, whose translation is MAQYGGGRRWSLEGMTALVTGGTKGIGYAIVEELAGLGASVHTCSRNEAELNECLNQWKKKGFHQVTGSVCDVVSKIQREELIQKVSSLFHGKLNILINNVGAQIGKPATEYTAEDYSFIMSTNLESTYTMCQLAHPLLKTSGAGNIIFLSSVGGVVSMGEGTSVYGATKGAMNQLAKTLACEWAKDKIRINSVAPALTRTPLVEPILGDEKFMEAIISRTPLGRIGEPEEVSALVAFLCLPAASYITGQTICIDGGLTVNGFQFQA